In a single window of the Crinalium epipsammum PCC 9333 genome:
- a CDS encoding ParM/StbA family protein, producing MADESHLYISIDTGGSQTKIIYQFQNWKQPSYLLMPPGVEQISTDQLQRYQETLGWVGHPTAEQQAWLEWEDSIYVVGEFASKFAPQDRIKERKYENALYKVLAAIGVILENHKVVSKKKLNIYLALVFPWNEYNDRNRFSEQLELMFKSFKFRGESRKLNLSHFLCRPEGGGLAAIRIKQEGLAWLQSKKIAVLMFGHRNVTLIYLEKGALKYGDSPLLGFSLMLDEVCSRVSGLEREQLASAIFQGIYEAECDIYTGYRTLHPEWIKLKSIKALVTANNPKLRESELRDIAKSIEVTTLNYWETIKKWLDKNLPTLPDEVIIGGGAATFIEPELEKYFNCSTSSSYRDTKGKRPPQYKWENSKLPHSDMFWATDIEKQIEQIFNLHYRHKEQYLLQRLIDSFGMFDQLKDTVAEITNAKKEKSA from the coding sequence ATGGCTGACGAGTCTCACCTGTATATTTCTATCGACACTGGCGGCTCCCAGACTAAAATTATCTACCAATTTCAAAACTGGAAACAACCTAGCTACTTGTTGATGCCTCCTGGTGTTGAGCAAATTTCTACGGATCAACTTCAGCGTTACCAGGAAACACTGGGCTGGGTTGGTCATCCAACTGCGGAACAACAAGCTTGGTTGGAGTGGGAAGACAGTATTTATGTAGTGGGAGAATTTGCATCCAAGTTTGCACCCCAGGACAGAATTAAGGAGCGCAAGTACGAGAATGCTTTATATAAGGTGCTGGCTGCTATTGGAGTAATTTTAGAGAATCACAAAGTAGTTTCTAAGAAAAAGCTCAATATTTATCTAGCTTTAGTATTCCCCTGGAACGAGTACAATGACCGCAATCGCTTTTCTGAACAACTTGAATTAATGTTCAAAAGCTTTAAGTTTCGGGGGGAATCTAGAAAGTTAAATTTGTCACATTTTTTATGCCGTCCTGAAGGTGGAGGATTGGCAGCTATCCGTATTAAGCAAGAAGGTCTTGCATGGCTCCAATCTAAAAAGATAGCTGTGTTAATGTTTGGGCATCGGAATGTGACATTAATTTATTTAGAAAAAGGCGCTTTAAAATATGGCGATAGCCCTCTTTTGGGCTTTTCTTTGATGCTTGATGAAGTATGTTCACGGGTTAGTGGTTTGGAACGTGAACAGTTAGCATCAGCTATTTTCCAGGGTATATACGAAGCCGAGTGTGATATTTATACGGGATACAGGACGTTACATCCTGAATGGATTAAGCTGAAGTCAATCAAGGCACTTGTTACTGCAAATAATCCAAAGTTAAGAGAGAGTGAACTTCGAGATATTGCTAAATCTATTGAAGTGACGACGCTTAATTATTGGGAAACTATCAAAAAGTGGCTTGATAAGAATCTACCTACGCTACCTGATGAAGTAATTATTGGTGGAGGCGCGGCTACATTTATTGAGCCAGAATTGGAAAAATATTTTAATTGCTCTACCAGTTCTTCATATAGGGACACTAAGGGAAAAAGACCGCCACAATATAAATGGGAAAACTCTAAGCTACCCCATAGTGATATGTTTTGGGCTACTGATATTGAAAAACAGATAGAACAAATTTTCAATCTTCACTATAGGCATAAAGAACAATACCTATTACAACGCTTAATTGATAGCTTTGGAATGTTTGACCAATTGAAAGATACGGTAGCTGAGATTACTAATGCCAAGAAGGAAAAGAGTGCGTAA
- a CDS encoding DUF7660 family protein gives MEKENPDYWRWGGANGWQNSSLESFLGAALAWFDGSVNRDEIDDLPEYNQWRDFAEFLYCGKVYE, from the coding sequence TTGGAAAAGGAAAATCCAGATTATTGGCGCTGGGGCGGAGCTAACGGCTGGCAGAATAGTAGCCTAGAGAGTTTTTTGGGCGCGGCATTGGCTTGGTTTGATGGCAGTGTAAATCGAGATGAAATAGACGATTTACCCGAATATAATCAATGGAGAGATTTCGCGGAGTTCCTCTACTGTGGCAAAGTCTATGAGTAG
- a CDS encoding ATP-grasp domain-containing protein, which yields MDFDEFNPHPRIQTGERVLYRGWMLNSQKYKTLIAQIEHKGGVPITSHDDYLRCHHLPGWYQQCSNFTAETYFWAVDEELEAKVEELGWDRYFVKDFVKSNTAKLGSIANSPSEVRSIIEQIATYRGEIEGGIAIRRFENYAHSTERRYFIVNGTPYSSDGEVPFMVQEIASIINAPFYSVDVVENLEGKLRLVELGDGQVSDKKAWSIFKFVEVIAANA from the coding sequence TTGGACTTCGATGAATTCAATCCACATCCGAGAATTCAGACTGGTGAGCGAGTGCTTTACCGTGGCTGGATGCTCAACTCGCAAAAATATAAAACCTTGATCGCGCAAATCGAACACAAAGGTGGTGTACCAATAACTTCCCATGATGACTACCTTCGATGTCATCATCTACCAGGTTGGTATCAACAATGCTCAAATTTCACAGCAGAGACATATTTTTGGGCGGTTGACGAAGAGTTAGAAGCAAAAGTAGAAGAACTTGGATGGGATCGCTATTTTGTAAAGGACTTTGTGAAGTCCAACACAGCTAAACTAGGTTCAATTGCAAATTCACCATCTGAAGTCCGCAGTATTATTGAGCAAATTGCTACTTATCGAGGTGAAATTGAGGGTGGCATTGCGATACGACGTTTTGAAAACTACGCGCATAGTACAGAACGTCGATACTTTATAGTTAATGGTACACCCTACTCATCTGATGGCGAAGTTCCATTTATGGTACAAGAGATAGCCAGCATTATTAATGCACCGTTTTACTCTGTCGATGTGGTAGAAAACTTAGAAGGGAAACTGCGGCTTGTTGAGTTGGGAGATGGGCAGGTGTCAGATAAAAAGGCTTGGTCAATATTCAAATTTGTGGAGGTCATTGCAGCAAATGCATAA
- a CDS encoding DUF7226 domain-containing protein, protein MTTTFSSKLVERRLNDFRRRCSEYGDTAVKLAYHAALPVALNPELLHFLRINFFLDPPTSLPYTVEFEFLTSGMCREIDDDLYEIEPEIRNVLLQRLRQEYGLERIRDVATLLWQYIEHHSPWTTRNELERAQQLTALNFLDPVKAKQWLDKAETNASHTAGADREWFIAMRQEIQQLHDISDATPIHYEQMLETPVGEEISLEVSEQMKSDHLNSFFKIPSIQVFNILDEITIVPEPEKVPFPQADKFERVENLLSLLLQKSLTSEEITEIYQFTLRQTQYYIGAGTYLGLISKGIDKGTFSLTDKGKTIVQKDYESKIIELIKIILQHEVFNKVLRVALKEKKIPSNKVIVEIMSASKLNMNEVTMKRRSGTVRGWIEWIWSKIDF, encoded by the coding sequence ATGACTACTACCTTTTCTAGCAAACTGGTTGAGCGGCGCTTAAATGATTTTAGGCGTCGATGTAGTGAGTATGGGGATACAGCTGTGAAACTGGCGTATCACGCAGCCTTGCCAGTTGCTTTAAATCCTGAATTACTGCACTTTTTGCGAATTAACTTCTTTCTAGATCCACCAACTTCACTCCCTTATACCGTTGAATTTGAATTTCTCACGTCTGGGATGTGTCGTGAGATTGATGACGATCTCTATGAAATAGAGCCAGAAATTCGCAATGTATTGTTGCAAAGATTGAGGCAGGAGTATGGTTTAGAACGAATTCGAGATGTTGCTACACTGCTGTGGCAGTATATTGAACATCACTCACCTTGGACGACGCGAAATGAACTGGAGCGAGCGCAACAACTAACGGCACTCAATTTTCTAGACCCTGTCAAAGCAAAACAGTGGTTAGATAAGGCAGAAACCAATGCCAGCCATACAGCAGGAGCAGATCGGGAATGGTTCATAGCGATGCGCCAGGAAATTCAGCAACTACATGACATTTCCGATGCGACCCCTATACACTATGAACAGATGCTAGAAACACCCGTTGGAGAGGAAATAAGCCTTGAAGTGAGCGAGCAAATGAAAAGCGATCATCTTAATTCTTTTTTTAAAATACCCTCCATTCAGGTTTTCAATATTCTTGATGAAATTACTATAGTCCCAGAACCAGAAAAGGTTCCATTTCCACAAGCTGATAAATTTGAAAGAGTAGAAAACCTGCTTTCACTATTATTACAAAAATCCTTAACCTCAGAAGAAATAACAGAAATTTACCAATTTACTTTGAGACAAACTCAATATTATATTGGTGCTGGTACATATCTTGGATTAATAAGTAAAGGAATAGATAAGGGAACCTTTAGTTTGACGGACAAAGGAAAAACTATTGTACAAAAAGACTATGAATCAAAAATCATTGAACTAATAAAAATCATTTTACAACACGAAGTTTTTAATAAAGTATTAAGAGTAGCTTTAAAGGAAAAAAAAATTCCATCGAACAAGGTTATTGTTGAAATAATGTCTGCAAGCAAACTAAATATGAATGAAGTTACTATGAAAAGACGCTCTGGTACTGTCCGGGGATGGATAGAATGGATCTGGTCAAAAATAGATTTTTGA
- a CDS encoding AAA family ATPase yields MSRRYVDTSSSYSLLDYQELEESREIEYIEVDTVVANKRKKKLIYKEPYLPDNKLVEAVNLAIALGRPLLLQGEPGCGKTRLAYAVAYALGLPLEESYIKSTSRAQDLLYIYDAVNRLYDAQLGINTARTEDNKSRSQKIQNYIRLGSLGRAIARAQNGQRSVVLIDEIDKADLDFPNDLLWELDRLEFKVTEDPEIHYRVDKPELRPIVFVTHNEEKALPTAFLRRCIFHYVEFPQTENLLQQLLATHEIADQNLSNKAIKVLLELRKLDLSKRPGLSELLDWVSYLEAVRAPIEELNKLPHLGALLKQDSDHKRAVEAFAQL; encoded by the coding sequence ATGTCTAGACGTTATGTTGATACATCTTCTAGTTACTCTTTGCTCGATTACCAAGAATTAGAAGAATCTAGAGAAATTGAATATATTGAAGTCGATACTGTAGTCGCGAATAAAAGAAAAAAAAAGCTGATATATAAAGAACCTTACTTACCTGATAACAAGCTAGTTGAAGCAGTCAATCTGGCGATCGCGTTAGGTCGCCCATTACTGTTACAAGGTGAACCAGGTTGTGGTAAAACGCGTTTAGCCTATGCTGTTGCTTATGCCTTGGGTTTACCTTTAGAAGAAAGCTATATCAAGTCCACCAGTCGTGCCCAGGATTTACTATATATTTATGATGCTGTCAATCGCCTTTATGATGCACAATTAGGGATCAATACGGCGCGTACAGAGGACAACAAATCCCGCAGTCAAAAAATTCAGAACTATATTCGTCTAGGTTCGCTAGGGCGAGCGATCGCCCGTGCTCAGAATGGGCAGCGCTCAGTAGTACTGATTGACGAAATTGACAAAGCAGACCTTGACTTTCCAAACGATCTATTGTGGGAGTTGGATCGCTTGGAGTTTAAGGTCACTGAAGATCCAGAGATACATTACAGGGTGGACAAACCTGAATTACGCCCAATTGTATTTGTCACGCACAATGAAGAAAAAGCATTACCTACTGCTTTTCTGCGCCGATGTATTTTTCACTACGTTGAATTTCCACAAACAGAAAACCTTTTACAACAGCTTTTAGCAACTCACGAAATTGCTGACCAAAACCTAAGCAACAAGGCAATTAAAGTTTTATTAGAACTTCGCAAACTCGATCTCAGCAAGCGACCGGGATTGAGTGAACTGCTGGACTGGGTGAGTTATCTAGAAGCGGTAAGAGCCCCGATAGAGGAACTCAACAAACTGCCACATCTGGGAGCGTTACTAAAGCAAGATAGCGATCACAAACGCGCAGTGGAGGCTTTTGCCCAGCTGTGA
- a CDS encoding effector-associated domain EAD1-containing protein, with the protein MELKGNQFQLLIQALGDAFPDLSRLEMMVRLQLDKNINEISVQKALDLVLFDLIKIADSEGWLKDLIQKAHFSNPNNVLLKNYCNEYLYNYSLKENSPTPSIEKGNQCSSSTILGQEQAMVKKPHELLNPCNFDLSELIKQCLNILDEKQGIVGLAVSYDQDPFLKYFCERLKDRLGKSNISCKDALTLNYFTPVDQAVSIIKRYKSLLQTHEVICPIRVQVSDSTLSHEFWQKASAEFNNDFEYRLIIIMVGSESICFPKGVNQISSPTFTKADAHDWIVDVTKAMGWEDHVIDEWKSLMKSDCLQSDTNNGFLDVRLVYEHLVDTIDLLQKMPSADNFITTLKQRIQAYV; encoded by the coding sequence GTGGAGTTAAAGGGTAATCAATTTCAATTGCTCATACAAGCACTTGGAGATGCTTTTCCAGACCTGTCTAGGTTAGAAATGATGGTTCGACTACAATTAGATAAAAATATTAATGAAATTTCTGTCCAAAAGGCTTTAGATTTAGTGCTATTCGACTTAATAAAAATTGCTGATTCTGAGGGATGGTTGAAAGATCTTATTCAAAAAGCTCATTTTTCTAATCCTAACAATGTTCTTTTAAAAAATTACTGTAATGAATATCTTTATAACTATTCGCTAAAAGAGAATTCACCTACTCCATCAATTGAGAAGGGTAACCAATGCTCGTCTTCTACAATACTGGGGCAAGAGCAAGCTATGGTAAAAAAACCTCATGAATTATTAAACCCGTGCAATTTTGATTTGAGCGAATTAATTAAACAATGTTTGAACATATTAGACGAAAAGCAAGGAATTGTAGGATTGGCAGTGTCCTATGACCAAGATCCTTTTCTAAAATACTTTTGTGAGCGCTTGAAGGACAGGCTTGGTAAAAGTAACATCTCTTGTAAAGATGCTTTGACACTTAATTACTTTACTCCTGTAGACCAAGCAGTATCAATTATTAAACGATACAAATCACTATTACAAACGCACGAGGTCATCTGTCCTATTCGAGTTCAGGTGTCTGACTCAACTTTAAGCCATGAATTTTGGCAGAAAGCCTCGGCTGAATTCAACAATGATTTTGAATATCGCTTAATCATAATTATGGTAGGCAGTGAAAGTATTTGTTTCCCAAAAGGTGTAAATCAGATAAGTTCACCAACGTTTACAAAAGCAGATGCTCATGATTGGATTGTTGATGTTACCAAGGCTATGGGATGGGAAGATCATGTTATAGATGAGTGGAAGTCTTTAATGAAATCAGACTGTCTTCAAAGTGACACGAACAATGGTTTTCTGGATGTCAGATTGGTTTATGAGCATTTAGTTGATACTATTGATCTTCTGCAAAAAATGCCGTCAGCAGACAATTTCATAACAACACTTAAGCAAAGGATTCAGGCTTATGTCTAG
- a CDS encoding trypsin-like serine peptidase produces MTNYHVVKNIILSEEEHNTDKSLRSASASNESILRFDFKILANTLNKGTEYRLDQDWLIDKSSDVTKNQLPQPDKLDYALLRVDGEPGNKPIGASTEGSVKRGWIEIPTNAHEFKINQALFILQHPLGEPLKLAFDLDVIKDIDPSGTLIKYRTNTDYGSSGSPCFDSNWNLVALHHTGSPSYNAGTPVNAIVKLLDQRNILEKILSRQPI; encoded by the coding sequence ATGACCAATTACCATGTGGTTAAAAATATTATATTGAGTGAGGAAGAACACAATACAGATAAAAGTTTACGTTCTGCTTCTGCTTCCAATGAGAGCATTCTGCGTTTTGACTTCAAAATATTAGCAAATACCCTTAATAAGGGTACAGAGTATCGGCTAGATCAAGACTGGCTTATTGATAAGAGTTCAGATGTTACAAAAAATCAGTTACCCCAACCTGACAAACTGGATTATGCCTTGCTTAGGGTAGATGGAGAGCCTGGAAATAAACCAATTGGGGCAAGTACTGAAGGTTCTGTTAAGCGAGGATGGATTGAGATACCTACAAATGCACACGAATTTAAGATCAATCAAGCACTATTCATTTTACAACACCCTTTGGGCGAACCGTTAAAGCTTGCATTCGATCTTGATGTGATTAAAGATATAGACCCGAGTGGTACCCTGATTAAATACAGAACCAATACTGATTATGGTTCCTCTGGCTCTCCTTGCTTTGATAGTAACTGGAATTTAGTTGCGTTACATCATACTGGCAGTCCAAGCTATAACGCAGGAACACCAGTAAATGCTATCGTTAAGCTCCTCGACCAACGAAACATTTTAGAAAAAATATTAAGTAGACAGCCAATATAA
- a CDS encoding DNA adenine methylase yields the protein MTIFGNIMNAVNKQLKPFLKWAGGKRQLIPALVSSYLPKKYDINYNSYYEPFVGGGALLFSLQPKKAVINDINTELINCYKVIRDSVDELIDDLKRHENEKNYFYAIREWDRNKDYKHKNLVQRASRIVFLNKTCYNGLFRVNSQGQFNVPFGRYKNPNILDIETLKAVNRYLNQNQIEILNVDFQEAVKDAKEGDFLYFDPPYDPISDSADFTSYDSSGFGKEEQIRLKKTFDDLSSRGCNVLLSNAYTNFILELYSNYNQTKISAIRAINSNSSKRGKVDEILIKNYK from the coding sequence ATGACAATTTTTGGCAATATAATGAACGCAGTAAATAAGCAATTAAAACCATTTTTAAAGTGGGCAGGAGGAAAAAGGCAATTAATTCCAGCATTGGTATCAAGCTACCTCCCTAAAAAATACGATATTAATTACAATTCATACTATGAACCCTTCGTAGGTGGAGGAGCACTTCTTTTTTCATTACAACCTAAAAAAGCTGTTATTAATGATATTAATACAGAGTTGATCAATTGTTATAAAGTAATTAGAGATTCAGTAGACGAACTCATTGATGATCTAAAAAGGCATGAAAATGAAAAAAACTATTTTTATGCTATTAGGGAATGGGATCGAAATAAAGATTATAAACACAAGAATTTAGTCCAACGGGCCTCAAGAATTGTCTTTTTAAATAAAACTTGTTACAATGGTTTATTTAGAGTTAATTCTCAAGGTCAATTTAATGTACCTTTTGGTAGGTATAAGAATCCAAACATTTTAGATATAGAGACTTTGAAAGCAGTAAATAGATATTTAAACCAGAATCAAATAGAAATATTAAATGTAGATTTTCAAGAAGCTGTTAAAGATGCGAAGGAGGGAGACTTTTTATATTTTGATCCTCCATATGATCCAATTTCGGATAGCGCTGACTTTACTAGCTACGACAGCAGTGGCTTTGGGAAAGAAGAACAAATAAGATTGAAAAAAACATTTGATGACCTAAGTTCTAGAGGATGCAATGTTTTACTTAGTAATGCTTACACAAACTTCATCTTAGAGTTGTACAGTAATTACAATCAAACAAAAATATCTGCTATTAGAGCTATCAATTCAAATAGTTCTAAAAGAGGTAAAGTAGATGAAATTCTAATAAAAAACTATAAATAA
- a CDS encoding DEAD/DEAH box helicase family protein, with translation MKKIKSAKSPQQNTPQVEQLSLFALLEQLQSEPKPETKPEPKPETKQAKSFELRDYQKQVIRETYHFFRNGIKSVLAYAPTGAGKTVISSQMIVDAVNKGRRVMFCCHRKKLIDQTQQTLSAMGIESGIIWADHPTDYSKPVQICMIQTIQNRELPPDIGLVIFDECHSSIYYQIAWDIITHYSGGIFALSKCYFIGLTATPWRTKYKEGFCQFFQALVRAPDPIELVNMGYLSRPRLFGYGGLLDFEKLETNNLGDYTQSSMQAVCNEEYNTEVIKYFLQICPERKTIAFCASVFQAYNLAEQFNELGIKSEVVVGTTADSEREAIYQRFASGETQLISSVACLCEGFDEPSVQAAIIARPTRSQALLIQMCGRALRLHPSKQDAMLLDFGECFKRVCKPTSKLKISLCPRPKPLIETQLKECFNCHEMIPVLCKICPECGYEFSGDDDDDGEPDSGEPPIFGELLDGEELRQLRYIRSQMKRAYKAGRNPAKIKMLFREKFKYFAPDDWFVGAIFCGKNSTANKAIYLDFLYQLRPTAPKLWIKYMMELEFGKPGRKYQTSSGKTYTATRNNLERKYWWMVLEVEPGSSFKEIKQAYRKLAKRWHPDICGDAKAKDVMTLINHAFEKAKRFCGQE, from the coding sequence ATGAAGAAAATAAAGAGCGCGAAATCTCCACAACAAAACACACCTCAAGTAGAGCAGTTAAGTTTATTTGCTCTGCTTGAACAGTTGCAGTCAGAACCAAAGCCAGAAACAAAACCAGAACCAAAGCCAGAAACAAAACAGGCTAAATCCTTTGAACTAAGGGATTACCAAAAACAGGTAATTCGAGAAACTTACCATTTCTTCCGCAATGGTATCAAATCAGTTCTGGCTTATGCTCCTACCGGAGCAGGTAAGACAGTAATTAGTTCTCAAATGATTGTCGATGCTGTCAATAAAGGACGGCGTGTAATGTTCTGCTGTCATAGAAAAAAGCTAATAGACCAAACTCAGCAAACCTTATCAGCAATGGGTATTGAGTCAGGCATTATTTGGGCAGATCACCCAACTGATTACTCAAAACCCGTACAAATCTGCATGATTCAAACCATCCAGAATCGGGAATTACCACCGGATATTGGATTGGTAATCTTTGATGAATGTCATTCCAGCATTTACTACCAAATTGCTTGGGATATCATTACACACTATTCTGGAGGGATATTTGCGCTTTCAAAGTGTTACTTTATTGGCTTAACTGCAACACCTTGGCGAACAAAATATAAAGAAGGATTTTGTCAGTTTTTCCAAGCATTAGTAAGAGCGCCAGACCCCATCGAATTAGTTAATATGGGGTATTTATCTCGTCCGAGACTATTTGGGTATGGTGGATTGTTAGATTTTGAAAAATTAGAAACTAACAATTTAGGAGATTATACACAATCATCAATGCAAGCGGTTTGTAATGAGGAGTACAACACTGAAGTTATTAAATATTTTCTACAAATATGCCCAGAGCGTAAGACTATCGCCTTCTGTGCTAGTGTTTTTCAAGCTTATAATCTAGCTGAACAATTTAACGAACTTGGCATCAAATCTGAAGTCGTTGTTGGCACAACTGCTGACTCGGAAAGGGAAGCGATTTATCAAAGGTTTGCTAGTGGTGAAACTCAGCTAATATCTAGCGTTGCTTGCTTATGTGAAGGATTCGATGAGCCAAGCGTTCAAGCTGCTATTATCGCCAGACCTACTCGTAGTCAAGCACTCTTGATTCAAATGTGTGGCAGGGCGTTAAGATTGCATCCCTCAAAACAGGATGCGATGTTATTGGATTTTGGAGAATGTTTTAAACGAGTTTGTAAACCCACTTCAAAACTTAAAATAAGTCTCTGCCCACGACCTAAACCGTTAATCGAGACTCAACTTAAAGAGTGTTTTAACTGCCATGAAATGATTCCTGTATTGTGTAAGATTTGCCCAGAATGTGGCTATGAATTTTCAGGAGATGACGATGATGACGGTGAACCAGATTCAGGTGAGCCACCGATTTTTGGTGAATTATTAGATGGGGAAGAACTTAGACAGCTACGTTATATCCGCTCTCAAATGAAACGGGCATATAAAGCTGGTAGAAACCCTGCCAAAATTAAAATGCTATTTCGTGAGAAGTTTAAATACTTTGCACCTGATGATTGGTTTGTTGGTGCTATCTTTTGCGGAAAGAACTCTACTGCTAACAAAGCTATTTATCTAGATTTCTTGTACCAACTTCGACCAACTGCACCAAAACTTTGGATTAAGTACATGATGGAACTAGAGTTTGGCAAGCCTGGTAGAAAGTATCAAACTAGCAGTGGTAAAACTTACACAGCAACTCGTAACAACCTAGAACGTAAATATTGGTGGATGGTGCTGGAAGTAGAACCAGGTAGCAGTTTCAAGGAAATTAAACAAGCTTATAGGAAATTAGCAAAACGATGGCATCCCGATATTTGTGGAGATGCGAAAGCAAAAGATGTAATGACCCTGATTAACCACGCATTTGAAAAAGCTAAGAGGTTTTGTGGTCAAGAGTAG
- a CDS encoding helix-turn-helix domain-containing protein, translating into MDMLLERKPLIRWKLRELMARKRVSIRKLAELTGMHRNSINHLRDFDVLPQVGAETLEKLCRALQCTPSDLIEYIPEPEEEQI; encoded by the coding sequence ATGGATATGCTTCTAGAAAGGAAACCTTTGATACGTTGGAAGCTGCGCGAATTAATGGCACGAAAACGGGTCAGTATCCGCAAGTTGGCAGAATTGACAGGAATGCACAGAAACTCTATAAACCATCTCCGAGATTTTGACGTACTGCCCCAGGTTGGAGCAGAAACACTCGAAAAACTTTGCAGAGCCTTACAATGCACACCCTCAGATCTCATTGAGTACATTCCCGAACCTGAAGAAGAACAAATTTAG
- a CDS encoding HNH endonuclease: MDTVSLTISFYDLEQEEQFYLLRRFLAPGIVEINSKTGCHELQKYLDVKGYGRLQAWHDGTKKSLKLHRLAFEFFNETKIPSNLAILHNCDNRKCVNPAHLSTGTLAENIKDCVAKGRNSKGSRNGNNKLNEAQVTAIKRLLDGGMSRVKIAKLYGVYDTTIGNIARGRTWRHVA, translated from the coding sequence ATGGATACAGTAAGTCTAACTATTAGTTTTTATGATCTGGAACAAGAAGAACAATTCTATCTTTTACGGCGTTTTTTAGCTCCAGGCATTGTCGAGATTAATTCTAAGACTGGTTGCCATGAGTTACAAAAGTACTTAGATGTTAAGGGGTATGGGCGTTTACAAGCTTGGCATGATGGCACTAAAAAAAGCCTGAAACTGCACAGGTTAGCTTTTGAGTTTTTCAATGAAACGAAAATACCTAGTAACTTAGCTATCCTACATAACTGCGACAATCGTAAATGTGTTAATCCTGCTCACCTATCTACAGGAACTCTGGCAGAAAATATAAAAGATTGTGTTGCAAAAGGAAGAAACTCAAAAGGCTCTAGGAACGGAAACAACAAGCTTAACGAAGCTCAAGTAACAGCAATAAAAAGGCTTTTAGACGGTGGAATGAGCAGGGTTAAAATAGCAAAATTATATGGTGTTTACGATACTACGATTGGGAACATAGCAAGAGGTAGAACTTGGAGGCACGTAGCATGA
- a CDS encoding helix-turn-helix domain-containing protein → MSISEHTNLPQEQETLASFVQRVRASLGLSQHEVALKAGIHLQSLGKIERGLTSRLNYKTLNGLALALQTPVEYLDAVSKGLPLAATTELKFCPHCWTPGTAPDPLWTHARAKFCCFCGFQLINRCPSCSEPISSMKFRFCPFCGCSYKAKTTAG, encoded by the coding sequence ATGTCGATTTCAGAACATACTAATTTGCCCCAAGAACAAGAAACCTTAGCTAGTTTTGTGCAACGAGTGCGTGCTAGTTTAGGGTTGAGCCAACACGAAGTTGCGCTGAAGGCTGGAATTCATTTGCAAAGTTTGGGAAAAATTGAACGAGGTCTAACTTCGCGGTTAAATTATAAAACTCTCAATGGGTTGGCATTGGCTTTGCAAACCCCAGTTGAGTATCTTGATGCTGTGAGTAAGGGATTACCACTTGCTGCAACTACAGAATTAAAATTTTGTCCACACTGCTGGACTCCCGGTACTGCTCCCGATCCACTTTGGACTCATGCCCGTGCTAAATTTTGTTGCTTTTGTGGTTTTCAACTGATCAATCGTTGTCCTAGCTGCTCTGAACCCATCTCATCAATGAAATTTCGCTTCTGTCCTTTTTGTGGGTGTTCTTATAAAGCTAAAACCACTGCTGGTTAA